In Metopolophium dirhodum isolate CAU unplaced genomic scaffold, ASM1992520v1 scaffold6, whole genome shotgun sequence, one genomic interval encodes:
- the LOC132953527 gene encoding uncharacterized protein LOC132953527 isoform X1, whose amino-acid sequence MTNKQAIGWAFLCLMGTTLMAPAVLTYPQEHRSSQTPSQYEPQRPVYQGNYPVYQPEQDARKFVEKPNASKKVVSSTGVVEDRNDLEDVQTNSISQDAAGGFSWSSVLGMIMQMLFNPASQAAGPSKSDVLDGDQAIAPTSPWANLLSVGLKILTAFLGGGNVAGDGIDKVDNSSPMQGVLAAVLSTVLGSRDPDQVATMAKQAGEFINIVVNLLDALKTSFSHRSMSARSLGKKDTMSDAAVASLSMFKGYMKTMNTANDVCAQKFVCEANKECSGETSSSSAIYCQLGTYATSFLLQRTGNAPFEVYYDAGRRGRSGDDCRQLYLACNEV is encoded by the exons ATGACCAACAAACAGGCTATAGGATGGGCCTTCCTGTGCCTGATGGGAACCACATTGATGGCGCCTGCCGTATTAACTTACCCCCAAGAACATCGTTCTTCTCAAACACCAAGTCAATATGAACCTCAACGTCCCGTCTATCAAGGAAATTACCCGGTGTATCAACCCGAACAAGATGCAAGAAAATTCGTCGAAAAACCGAATGCCAGCAAAAAAGTGGTGTCGTCGACTGGAGTTGTAGAAGATCGCAATGACTTGGAAGACGTACAAACTAATTCTATTTCG CAAGACGCGGCAGGTGGTTTTTCGTGGAGCAGTGTATTGGGAATGATTATGCAAATGCTGTTCAATCCAGCAAGCCAGGCCGCAGGACCAAGTAAATCAGACGTTTTGGACGGTGATCAG gcTATCGCTCCGACATCGCCCTGGGCTAATTTGTTATCTGTAGGTCTGAAAATTTTAACCGCGTTTTTGGGCGGTGGCAATGTAGCGGGAGACGGAATTGACAAAGTGGATAACTCTTCGCCAATGcag GGTGTATTGGCGGCGGTCTTATCTACAGTACTTGGCAGCAGGGATCCCGATCAAGTGGCCACCATGGCCAAACAAGCTGGAGAG TTCATCAATATTGTTGTCAATCTTTTGGATGCTTTGAAGACATCATTCAGTCACAGATCTATGTCAGCTAGATCTTTGGGCAAAAAGGACACTATGTCCGACGCAGCTGTAGCCAGCTTATCCATGTTCAAA GGATATATGAAAACCATGAATACGGCTAATGACGTTTGCGCTCAGAAGTTTGTATGCGAAGCTAACAAAGAATGTTCAGGTGAAACATCAAGTTCTAGTGCCATATATTGTCAGCTTGGAac atacGCAACAAGTTTCTTGCTACAAAGGACTGGTAATGCACCTTTCGAAGTATATTATGACGCCGGAAGACGTGGACGATCTGGAGATGACTGTCGTCAACTCTACTTGGCCTGTAACGAAGTTTAA
- the LOC132953527 gene encoding uncharacterized protein LOC132953527 isoform X2 — protein sequence MTNKQAIGWAFLCLMGTTLMAPAVLTYPQEHRSSQTPSQYEPQRPVYQGNYPVYQPEQDARKFVEKPNASKKVVSSTGVVEDRNDLEDVQTNSISQDAAGGFSWSSVLGMIMQMLFNPASQAAGPSKSDVLDGDQAIAPTSPWANLLSVGLKILTAFLGGGNVAGDGIDKVDNSSPMQFINIVVNLLDALKTSFSHRSMSARSLGKKDTMSDAAVASLSMFKGYMKTMNTANDVCAQKFVCEANKECSGETSSSSAIYCQLGTYATSFLLQRTGNAPFEVYYDAGRRGRSGDDCRQLYLACNEV from the exons ATGACCAACAAACAGGCTATAGGATGGGCCTTCCTGTGCCTGATGGGAACCACATTGATGGCGCCTGCCGTATTAACTTACCCCCAAGAACATCGTTCTTCTCAAACACCAAGTCAATATGAACCTCAACGTCCCGTCTATCAAGGAAATTACCCGGTGTATCAACCCGAACAAGATGCAAGAAAATTCGTCGAAAAACCGAATGCCAGCAAAAAAGTGGTGTCGTCGACTGGAGTTGTAGAAGATCGCAATGACTTGGAAGACGTACAAACTAATTCTATTTCG CAAGACGCGGCAGGTGGTTTTTCGTGGAGCAGTGTATTGGGAATGATTATGCAAATGCTGTTCAATCCAGCAAGCCAGGCCGCAGGACCAAGTAAATCAGACGTTTTGGACGGTGATCAG gcTATCGCTCCGACATCGCCCTGGGCTAATTTGTTATCTGTAGGTCTGAAAATTTTAACCGCGTTTTTGGGCGGTGGCAATGTAGCGGGAGACGGAATTGACAAAGTGGATAACTCTTCGCCAATGcag TTCATCAATATTGTTGTCAATCTTTTGGATGCTTTGAAGACATCATTCAGTCACAGATCTATGTCAGCTAGATCTTTGGGCAAAAAGGACACTATGTCCGACGCAGCTGTAGCCAGCTTATCCATGTTCAAA GGATATATGAAAACCATGAATACGGCTAATGACGTTTGCGCTCAGAAGTTTGTATGCGAAGCTAACAAAGAATGTTCAGGTGAAACATCAAGTTCTAGTGCCATATATTGTCAGCTTGGAac atacGCAACAAGTTTCTTGCTACAAAGGACTGGTAATGCACCTTTCGAAGTATATTATGACGCCGGAAGACGTGGACGATCTGGAGATGACTGTCGTCAACTCTACTTGGCCTGTAACGAAGTTTAA